cttgaccacggaatgCTGGAGCCATGAAGAGTTGGcatgaccacggagtgctggagccatggagagttggcttgaccacggagtgctggagccatggagagttggcctgaccacggagtgctggagccatggagagttggcttgaccacggagtgctggagccatggagagttggcctgaccacggagtgctggagccatggagagttggcttgaccacggagtgctggcgCCATGGACTGTTGTAGGTTGAGAGACTGGTGTTCTTCGTGCCTTGCATGCTACTGGTTccgtcatggagcggagatattggcacactacttttTCAGCTATGGATCATGATTGTGGtgcgcctagtcatctattctcgtttatggagcaataaggaatccttattctgttcaaactctagaaactgcgttcgtatgaaaagggtatcgaccctcttctgtttttgttgttcgtccggctccgtgctttcaaCTGCAACATCTggcctcttcgtcatttgttagcagTGGTAGAGCAAGCATTAATGGAAATAAAGCAATCttcaatagttataatcaacagcaaggcaagccaggagaactcaagataggtgctctcgcatgtatccacccaacagtaccatcgatcttctccagaatgtgtaataaggttctgattcCAGAataatgagtatctaacctctccagtggatttcaaaatttaccaaactccattacgctcttgggacggatggatgaaataatgttaGGGATAATCTTGGaaattgtggttgcgttgttggttcatccttgactttaggttatttggtacttagactttctgattgcgatgattatatgctgtggatgcttgtatggtcgaaatcttccgaagccattgggtgaaatagatgagttgagagaagTTCCGtttccgatgtgctgctatcaagtcttcaaggacttcgttccaagtgacatcctttgaaccatcttatgaatcttggactattgcatggaacggGATGCGGTGAGTAGTCCCCGGTTATACTTCTGTttgatccgatggcgtggccggatatgtgaatgtatctctgtggcttgCTTTTGGATTCTTTGATGGACTGcaatgagaagtccccagtcgcacttctctttagtttctgaagttgttttctccgagcaggcttgggatcctccgcggcctcgtaaagtgttgcaggcgccttatagacagagaggtgatgatattcttacactacacccttgaagagtagatgaccttgtcgtggttatgaccttttggttgaccgtgtattttgagctttgacagtgaagggattccattTAGAGCCTcaatccccaagtgtggtttacatgtttctatcttgtatggtcggtgggttgaccatgataaagatatcaccatcttgcatccATAATGGTGACTTTGTAGtaattgttgctatggtgaagctctggctggtatcaacaaaggagcgagtaaactgtccacgaccatgAGCTTTTAGCggtatggatcaaaaggtggccacgacTACAAACCCTGGATggttgcgatcatgatccttcaCAATGGGAATGTGGAGGCTACGACACGAtacttggcaggaaggagtggctgCTACGGCacaatccttggcaggaaggagcgGCGGCTACGACACAATCCTTGGAAAGGAGGAGTGGCGGCTACAAGGGAGAATGTTGTGACTTtgagagcgaacgttgaagcggagcggcttctggagcgaaacgttgaagtagagcggcttctggagaaaaACGTTGAAGAGtctccttctgagttgtggccatgtccgtatgagttttggaaagaactttctgtctctccattaaatcaataatggtaatgggaaaGTTGgtttcttctggctcctccagtctctcgtcctgacgaagaagtggtggcagctctggtgatgattggagacggtcatgctcgaagaaatattaagAGTAGCGGCGACTCTagctctggtaataagaggcgtcacgtaagaggggatgcttccggtgccgCTGGTGTTGGgggtagaggatgtaacgccatgggacgtgctgactgcgcttgcggatggtatattggtgttggccattcccTTTTTGCTCTCGTCCGATACggccacatactctattcgcttAGGGTCTCTCCAcgaaactgaattttcaggttgcaaatccgagtttattgtgTGATGCAATCTCGGCCGCGAGAAGTCCCAAGTTGTCCTTTATTGTCACACCTTTATGTCGATTCGTGGCAAGGCGGAGAATCTTTAGTCCCCAGGCGAAATTCCCTTGAATCTATCTTTTCCTGGACGATGCGCTTCAGAGCATTGCATTCATTGgtaggatgattgacgaacctgtggtaatggcaatactttggattttccatttgttcttcagttggtaggcgcctaacaggaggtagtttgatggcatcgtcttgaatccatacttcagGGAGTTCAATTAATttctcgatcgggaacgggaagtttggagcagcatctccatTTTCTTGTTGTTGCACAGGAATCTTAGTCGCGACCTTCTGGGGTGAAGCCGTCTGATGCGCTGGTgccacacgtttgggttgttTTTCCGCTACtggagtttttctctttcttccttcattagcgattgactagaggttggatattttattagaAAGACGCCTGCTTTCCTGAACGTCTTGACAAGCTTCTTCATTCTGGAAAggttcggatcgactgagtaaagcagcagcggatctcttagcagcttctgatgcaatatgggaattgatattttccaagaaggacgcacataatgaaatcaccttttcattgcgaggactctgatgagaacgtgataaatcccacgagtcttctttctgatcttgaggaaacatattttgatcttcatgagcagacaagttagctTTGTGGACACCTTTCCATTTagcgtgaccataggcttcatcctcCTCACTAGGAGTAGGAATAGGAATCTTGGAAAAAATACTAACACCATTagcattgatccaaaatgaatggtTGATGGCATTTCCTCCAGAATGAATACGTGTTGGTTCCTTTGACAGTTGATCCGTGAGTGCTTTCAGAAGCGTAAATACTTTgtcctgcgtcttgacaatagtagcttgattcccgacaatatcattcaggattttcgtcaaatcatgaatagttattaaatatcgagactccatagccccgacaatggttttgaatgaaagaacggattcagggaTAACATGTGGAATATTTTCGGTgttaggagaagtaaaattgggattgagggtttcttaaccattcctaagatcaaccatcttgcgaAATTTAGGAAATTTAAAACgggtttgaatttttcctaagaccaattgggatggaaatgaaatcgggaattgaatttgcaaccgagagatttaatctcccactgtggtcgccaattgtttgtgggtgaaaattgtttctgctggttttggtaaatttgtgtatgtggatgagaaacgaatcttaaaccctaaacaatgcactacacgggagtacttttgattcgagagatcaatctgtacaatcctggcctaaaccaagaaatgaccgttccaggcttgcttcggtcacaaaatgaaggagaatggtttGTTACGTCATTATCATCATCTACGTTTCTCACTGTTTTGATCATCATAAACATCATCGTCATACTCCCACTCCTTAATTATATTCAATGGCTTCACCATCTCCATCCAATGTTGATCAGGTATGATTTTGATCGCTTCGGATCTCTTCTAGTTCTTTTAGCCGGGTGGCCAAGTTTTTCAGACAATTCATTTTTTGCAGCTTACTCGGAAGAGAGGCCCTATTTTGTACCGCTCCTTTCTCGTTACGCTTGCGTGGCcctattttgtttccttttttaaTGGTGTAAAGGATGAGATGAAACATGTTTTCTTCTGATTTATCTTTGAGGTAGGCGGAACTATGCCCAAAGCCACCCCAAATTAAATTTCCAGCTCCGCCATGCTTGGCACCTTTCACAACATAAAATTTAAATGGGTTAGAGTTTTCTCTTACTTACTTAAGATTATTATAAAATAGTTTAGATGTTGTCCGTTCTTGCATAAAATTTCGTATGGGTAtatgttatattttttttttgtctaataGGTAGTTTTATCAGAAAACATTTGATTTGCATATTATTAAGTTTATAATAAAATAAGTTTATAAAGAAGAAAATTTaggaaaattaaaaaataaatttgaaaattggtcaagtgaaaaaaaattaGGACAATCAtctattttaaagataaaatagcTGACTATTCCAGGTTAGGATTTTTGTATTCTAGATATTTGGGAGAACTGTGAAACCTTGTTTTTTTAGCCTACAAAAACTAAGGAAGGTTAAAATCCAAATCGCATCTAACTGTTATCACTTTGCCGGCGACTAAATCTGCTTCAGTTACTTCTTATTATCCTGACACCCAAAACCTAATAATCTCAAATGcacatttctttctttttcaaaatAGAAATCTGAATCAAAACTAGATCTGAAATCCATTTTCTTTCTTACATAAATGTTTTCTCAAGCATCTGAGAAGAAGAGTATTGTACTTTGGTTGAAGAATCATAACCTTTGTAAGTTTCTGTTACTTGTTCTTCCGATGATTCATTGCACATCAAGATAATTTCAGACCTATTAAAACAATTGTAGAAAGTTCTGGTGATTTTGATTTATTAACCACTTGAAACTTATGATAAACCTCATCAATTTAGTTTGTTGTTGCTATTCTGGATATTTTGCTCTCAATATTTTGTGtttgttcatggacttattctGATTGCTCAAGACTTATGTTGTGGTTAACACTTGAAATTCCGTATGAACATCACATTTATAAAGTCTTTCTGCAACATTCAGAAACTCTTATCAACCTTTATCAACCTCAActtcagactttatgattttcatcTTTTATATCAcaatttcaaaaaatttacaGCATAAACTTTATCAAATTTTACCAAAATTTAATTGAAACTTTCACCAAGAGTTTCTACAAACACCTTCAGCATTGATACTCTATGTCCAATGCTTGTTCACATATCAACTTTGGTATTGAATTGCATCTTTATTTGTCGTTTCCGCTGCTCAAATCATTAGAAGTGTTTGTTTACTAGAGTTTGTAGCTTGATATGTGACTAAACTTTATGAACCTGCCATACCAAATTTTTATCTGGTACTGAGGCTACCGTTGAGCAAGTTTCACAACTGCAAATGATGATATTGACAAGCTCCTACAACAAATAGAATTCTCAAGCTCTGATATTTACAAACTGCAAGTTCCTCAACTGCTATTACATTTAGTGAATATACCATAATAACTCAAATGCTGAGTCAAATTGATCAATTCCTATAATCAGAACAACATGTTTTGTATCTCATGACAATTAATTGTAACGATATTATCTTTCACTACAAACACTTTTAAATGGATCTGACGCTGTTGTTTTTGCAGAAGCCGAAGACTGGTGAAGATGTTGTAGATAGTTCCTCCGGGAAAGGTGGTGAGGACTCTGATGATCGGATTCCTCTATCTTGTTTTAAACCAAAAAAGTTGGTCAGGAAGCAGCCTTTTGCTGTCTCCTCTACCGTTGTAGGTGACAAAACTGAAAAAGGTTGTGAAGGAGCTAAGGGTGTGCCTGGAGGAAACTCTGGAAAGAGGAAAACAGAATCAATCCAAGGTTTCTAGAAATGATATGAAGGGCCAAGATTCTCGGGAGAGCGATCCTATTAAGAACATTGAAAGGAATCCTCCTCTGAACCAAGGCTTGGTTGGTGGTTCGATGTTTAGATTCTCGGGTGCTGATTCTGATTCACTTGGTGTCATTGCCTCTTCTAGTTTCAGCAAGCTTACTTTCGCCTAGATGTTGCAGGTTGTGCCCCTAGATGGTCCTGCCATGAATGAATTCCTCAACCTTGTTGTGAATAATACTACCCCGACCACGTGTTTGTTTTATTCTTTCCCGATCGGCTCCTTCACCCGTGGTGTTTGCAGGCCGGGAATCAGAAACTTCTTGAGGCtgctattcgtcaaaataaaTTGGAAGAAATAGCCCACCTTCGGACTCAGCTGCAGGAGGAACAACACCGGTCTCGGGAGCTCGAGAAGAAGCTAAATGAAGCCAAAGGTACTTTACCTAGTTCTTTTGTTTTTTATTGATGTTGGAGTGTGCCAATATTCTAAGTCTAGTGATATCTTTTAGACGAAATATCTAGCTTAAAATGAGCAGCAATATGATGAGATGGTTTTGAAGATGTGTGTACTTGAGACTTCACTTTCCAAATCAGAAGAAACCTGAAAATTAGTTTTACCCACACTCTCAGGTCCATAAGCATGCAGTATTCTCTTTTCTCGCTAATTCGTACTTTCATTTTCTCGGGTCATAACCATTTTAGGTTCCTGTTTTCTGCAGCTGAGCAAGGAAAGGTCAAAGCTTTGGAGGAGGAGGTCGTCCAATTGAATACTAAGCTTGGCGACGCTGCTGCTGAGTTGACTCGCCAACTGGATGAGGCGCAAAAGAAGCACCGACATGGAGCTTACTGACGGGATCACGGAAGCTGTGATGATTTATATCAATGATCGGAGAATGAGAAAGAACGAGAATGCTGGTTCGGGTTCGGCTAATCCCAAAACCTAGTTTCGATCTCCCGTAGTGTTGTGTCACTATTTTGCCCCTCCTCTTGGGCTGTAATTGAAAACTTTATTTAATGTCTAAACATTGAAACCAAACCTCATGCATGCCACATTTGAAACTGTTTGTGATATAGCCTCCAATTCATGTCATAGCAGCTTAGATTTGATTCCTATAAGTAACTTAGATGGTTCTCTTGAATACTTTCTGTTTGAAAATTaggcgtttttttttttaaattaccgTCTGTGAAATTATCAAGTCTGACGATTTTATCCGCAAAGATTATACCGGTATCTTCCTCTGTGATACTTTTCCTCCGTTTTAAAAACTTCTGTGTTTTCTATGTTGTATGATTCAGTTATGACTAATCTCGTCTCACATGATTATGCAGGCGAGCATTGTAGTGGCCAAAATTCTTGTGCAAATCTGTGTGTTCTCCCCTGCaagttttgttttctcattgaaaAGATACAACTTCGCTTGAATATCAATGACTCTGGGTACCCTATCATGACATCACCTATATATGTCAATTATGTTTTCAAGTTTGTTGATGGACACAACTCTTGTGCAAGTATGTATTCTAGTCACTATGTAGAGTTGTCTTTGATGATGCCTTCCAGTACAATTTTACTTGTGATATTGTGATGGTCACTAGATCAATAATGAATTATTATTAATGATGCAAAAATTTATGGATTTGCAGGAGGAACGGGATGCTGGGCTAGCTCATAAGGAGGCAGTGTATAGCCCAACATAATGGGCCTAGAGATGAGTTATAGTTTTAGTGTATTTTTTCTAGTTCTCTCTATAGCTAATTATCTACTAGTATAACACgcacgcgcgatgcgcctgccattccattccaaaaaaaaatcaaccttTCTCTAGTTCTCTGTATAGCTAATTAGCTACTAGTATAGTACgcacgcgcgatgcgcctgccATTTCATTCCAAAAAAAATCAACCTCTTCATTTAATATTTTTCAATAAATAATGCATGTTCATATAAAATgtatattttcctatgctatattTTGCGAAGACAAATAAAACTTGCCCAAGCAAGGTTCGTCCACATTACCGACTGGAATTTGCACTATATATTCATCTTCGGATGTAAAATATTTGCTTTCTCCCGCAAAGGTAACCTGCTAAGAACAAAAGTGACCTATTAATAATGTGATGACTCAACATTATTGGTTATAGAAAACATGTAGGTTGAAAATATCCACCAAACCTGAAAAAAGGATAAAACACAGTGACAAATGATAACCTCACAGAAGCTACTAAAAACAAAAACTGATCCGTAATTAGTATCTACTCAATATCAGAGACATTCATGCCAGCCAACACAATCATCATAGCTACTAACATATGCATGTCCTTAACATTTAGTGAGAGGCATATTATCATCAAAATAATACTTAAGAAAATGTGCTAAAAAGAATACCAAAACTCTAAAAATTTGACTCACATCAATCCCACTGCAGTCCTACACAAAAGGATATACTTGTAATGGTTTACTCCAAATAGGCCTACTTGAGGAAGTACTGCATTAAAAAATGCGATTCCTATCATAGATTATCTTATGCGATCGTTGACAGTCACCTAATATGTAGCCCAACTTTGAAGCCAAATCCCACACAACATTTTTATCAATTGCCCTCTTAAACCCCCAAAAAATTGGAAGTGCATTTTTGTTTATGTTCACCCTTGACCTACCATAAAAAAAAACAGTCAGCATATCCATCATAATTTGTACTTCAACCGAGTATTACTCATATAAAACGCTTGCAAATAATTTGTACTTCTATTGTTGTATAATTGAACAGCAAACCTCCTACGATAAGCCTTAATAATATATGTCTTGCAAATGGTCTAGAGAAACTTCCTTTATGAACACAGGATGAATCACAATGCATACAGTGATGAGATTTGAGGTCCCGCCTTTACGACTCTAAGCCTCTTTATGTCGGGTATGTTAGGGGATTTTGATGTTTCTACATCCGCATCCACTGGAGAATTAGATGTTTCATCTCCTTTATAATCCTCCTAACTGGGCACATAAATGATTTTGTTTTCAGaggtgatg
This portion of the Papaver somniferum cultivar HN1 chromosome 11, ASM357369v1, whole genome shotgun sequence genome encodes:
- the LOC113320942 gene encoding uncharacterized protein LOC113320942, with translation MLQVVPLDGPAMNEFLNLVAGNQKLLEAAIRQNKLEEIAHLRTQLQEEQHRSRELEKKLNEAKAEQGKVKALEEEVVQLNTKLGDAAAELTRQLDEAQKKHRHGAY